Proteins encoded by one window of Chryseobacterium foetidum:
- a CDS encoding DUF4349 domain-containing protein, with translation MTVQVGDIIKSQSQIQSIVKKNQAYIQKETFRNSDMRDEMEFTIRVPHQQFESLINSFSDGFGTVTAKNIYSDDVTEEYVDISIKLENKKIYLEKYRDMLKSAKSTSDMLEIQENIRTLEDEIDVSEGRLKFIDDRVKYSTLNLTLFKEKVRSSTTSKVGFGSRFADSLTEGWNGLVALLLGVISLWPLLILVPIGIVIWRKWWSRKNKK, from the coding sequence ATGACTGTTCAGGTCGGAGATATTATAAAATCCCAAAGCCAGATCCAGTCCATCGTTAAAAAGAATCAGGCTTACATTCAGAAAGAAACTTTCCGAAACAGCGATATGCGGGACGAGATGGAGTTTACGATCAGGGTTCCCCACCAACAATTTGAATCATTAATCAATTCTTTTTCAGATGGTTTTGGAACGGTGACCGCAAAAAATATTTATTCTGATGACGTTACGGAAGAATATGTCGATATTTCCATTAAACTTGAAAATAAAAAGATTTACCTTGAAAAGTACAGGGATATGCTTAAAAGTGCGAAATCTACAAGTGATATGCTTGAAATTCAGGAAAACATCCGCACTCTTGAGGATGAAATTGATGTATCCGAAGGCCGATTAAAATTTATCGATGACCGTGTGAAATACAGCACGCTCAATCTCACGCTTTTTAAAGAAAAAGTAAGATCTTCCACCACTTCCAAAGTCGGTTTTGGAAGCCGATTTGCCGATTCTTTAACTGAAGGATGGAATGGTTTAGTCGCACTTCTTTTAGGTGTAATTTCTCTTTGGCCATTACTTATCCTTGTTCCGATAGGAATTGTAATTTGGAGAAAATGGTGGAGCAGAAAAAATAAAAAATAA
- a CDS encoding SAM-dependent methyltransferase, whose translation MLFLLPAYLSENTSITNFSPVIKEYIMQTDYFFVENEKTARKVVKFFAPEKKQADLKLFLLDKYTENADIKEAQTLMLKGQDFGLLSEAGLPCIADPGNLMVKWCHEKNIQVVPISGPSSIILALISSGFNGQEFTFNGYLPIDKAEKKRQILHLENLVQKTGYSQIFMETPYRNNQLVEDLLKFLPANTKLCIAANINDPETEFIKTKTIKDWQKQKPELHKIPAVFVLGK comes from the coding sequence ATGCTTTTTTTACTTCCAGCTTATCTTTCAGAAAATACCTCTATAACTAACTTTTCTCCCGTGATTAAAGAGTACATCATGCAGACCGATTACTTTTTTGTTGAAAACGAGAAGACTGCCAGAAAAGTAGTTAAGTTTTTCGCACCCGAAAAAAAGCAGGCAGATCTAAAACTGTTTTTGCTTGATAAATACACAGAAAATGCTGATATCAAGGAAGCTCAGACCCTGATGCTGAAAGGTCAGGATTTTGGTTTATTGTCTGAAGCGGGTTTGCCCTGTATCGCTGATCCGGGGAATCTCATGGTAAAATGGTGTCATGAAAAAAATATTCAGGTGGTGCCAATTTCAGGGCCATCTTCGATTATTTTAGCTTTGATTTCAAGTGGATTTAACGGGCAGGAATTTACTTTCAACGGATATCTTCCCATCGATAAAGCAGAAAAGAAAAGACAGATTCTTCATTTGGAAAATCTGGTTCAGAAAACGGGTTATTCACAGATTTTTATGGAAACACCTTACAGAAATAACCAGCTTGTTGAAGATCTTTTAAAATTTCTTCCAGCAAATACAAAGCTTTGCATCGCTGCCAATATCAACGATCCGGAAACTGAATTTATCAAAACAAAAACCATCAAAGACTGGCAAAAGCAAAAGCCTGAACTTCATAAAATTCCTGCAGTATTTGTATTAGGAAAGTAA
- a CDS encoding low molecular weight protein-tyrosine-phosphatase — protein MKILMVCLGNICRSPLAEGILKSKLPSNFTVDSAGTINMHEGNAPDKRSVEVAVKNGLNISKQRSRHFQSQDLDEYDRIFCMDKNNLRDVLSLAESDEQRQKVSLLMNDLNLKQHPHEVPDPYWSGSEGFDQVYRQIDEACEIIAENLLKESFKIKP, from the coding sequence ATGAAAATATTAATGGTCTGTCTCGGAAATATCTGCCGAAGCCCGCTTGCTGAAGGAATTTTAAAATCTAAACTTCCTTCAAATTTCACAGTTGATTCTGCCGGAACTATCAATATGCATGAAGGCAATGCTCCCGATAAAAGATCTGTGGAAGTGGCTGTGAAAAACGGTTTAAATATTTCAAAACAGCGTTCAAGACATTTCCAGTCTCAAGATTTAGATGAGTACGACAGAATTTTCTGCATGGATAAAAATAATCTGAGAGATGTTTTATCTTTAGCTGAAAGTGATGAGCAGAGACAAAAAGTTTCGCTATTGATGAATGATTTAAATTTAAAACAGCATCCCCACGAAGTTCCTGATCCATACTGGAGCGGCTCCGAAGGTTTTGATCAGGTGTACAGACAAATTGATGAAGCCTGTGAAATCATCGCAGAAAATCTTCTAAAAGAATCTTTTAAAATTAAACCTTAA
- a CDS encoding Mpo1 family 2-hydroxy fatty acid dioxygenase → MRKIDLLFAEYAESHRNSTNKLIHWICVPLIFWTILGFTSLIPSPHFCAPYFGCISLVSLIAVILVTLFYLRLSLLIGFIMIFAMLLMEHLAYAVNIHIGGKSWMIYLAVFIITWILQFVGHKIEGKKPSFLKDLQFLLIGPIWLLSFILKKLGIRY, encoded by the coding sequence ATGAGAAAGATCGATTTGCTTTTCGCAGAATACGCCGAAAGTCACAGAAACTCCACCAACAAGTTGATTCACTGGATCTGTGTTCCGCTTATCTTTTGGACTATTTTAGGATTTACTTCACTGATTCCTTCCCCACATTTCTGTGCGCCATATTTTGGATGCATCAGTTTGGTAAGTTTAATTGCTGTAATTCTGGTGACTTTATTTTATCTCAGACTTTCTTTATTAATTGGTTTCATCATGATTTTTGCAATGCTTTTGATGGAACATCTGGCGTATGCTGTGAATATCCACATCGGCGGAAAATCGTGGATGATTTACCTTGCAGTTTTTATTATCACATGGATCTTACAGTTTGTAGGACACAAAATTGAGGGCAAAAAACCTTCATTTCTCAAAGACTTACAGTTTCTTTTAATTGGACCTATTTGGTTGTTGAGTTTTATTTTGAAAAAATTGGGGATTAGATATTGA
- a CDS encoding DUF2891 domain-containing protein, with product MKRYLHAFLFLPIISFAQTPELTDEMAVKLSEKPLHCINQEYPNKTAHIINNAGEVSLSPKDLHPSFYGCFDWHSSVHGHWMLVRLLKTKPSLSVSKEIEKILDNSFKKENLQTEADYFTKYQLTTTFERTYGWAWLLKLDEELMTWNHPKAKIWHENLKPLTDRILNSWKTYLPKQTYPNRTGVHPNTAFAMVFALDWARAAKDKEFENQLTEKAKYFYLNNTKTPAYLEPDGSDFFSPSLEIADLMRRILPQKEFVKWLDNFYEKRSLENIEKIPVVSDLSDYQTVHLVGLSFTKAWCMKGIAKSLPDSHPLKKEFQKTATIFLNNGLPLLFQGNYGGDHWLASFAVYALED from the coding sequence ATGAAAAGATATCTTCACGCCTTTTTGTTTTTGCCCATTATCAGTTTTGCTCAAACTCCGGAACTGACCGATGAAATGGCTGTCAAACTATCCGAAAAACCGCTTCACTGCATTAATCAGGAGTATCCTAATAAAACAGCTCACATTATTAATAATGCTGGTGAAGTTTCACTCAGTCCGAAAGATCTGCATCCCAGTTTTTATGGTTGCTTCGATTGGCATTCGTCTGTTCATGGGCATTGGATGTTGGTTAGGCTATTAAAAACAAAACCCAGTCTGTCGGTTTCCAAAGAGATTGAAAAGATTTTAGACAATTCATTTAAAAAAGAAAATCTCCAAACCGAAGCAGATTATTTTACAAAATATCAACTGACAACCACTTTCGAGCGAACTTACGGCTGGGCCTGGCTGTTGAAACTCGATGAAGAACTGATGACGTGGAATCATCCGAAAGCAAAAATCTGGCATGAGAATTTAAAACCTTTAACAGATAGAATTCTCAATTCATGGAAAACTTATCTGCCGAAACAAACCTATCCAAACCGAACGGGCGTTCATCCGAACACCGCATTCGCAATGGTTTTCGCACTGGATTGGGCGAGAGCGGCAAAAGATAAAGAATTTGAAAATCAACTGACTGAAAAAGCAAAATATTTTTATCTAAACAATACAAAAACGCCTGCGTATCTCGAGCCGGACGGTTCAGATTTCTTTTCGCCAAGTCTTGAAATTGCTGATTTAATGCGGAGAATTCTTCCGCAAAAAGAATTTGTAAAATGGCTTGATAACTTTTATGAAAAAAGAAGTCTGGAAAACATTGAAAAAATTCCTGTGGTCAGTGATTTGAGCGATTATCAAACTGTTCATCTCGTTGGTTTATCTTTCACAAAAGCATGGTGCATGAAGGGAATCGCAAAATCTCTTCCCGACAGTCATCCGCTAAAAAAAGAATTCCAAAAAACGGCAACCATCTTTTTAAACAATGGACTTCCATTATTATTTCAGGGAAATTACGGCGGAGATCATTGGCTGGCAAGCTTTGCAGTGTATGCTCTGGAAGATTGA
- a CDS encoding helix-turn-helix domain-containing protein: MSALEKFGVEIFTQHNIFERISADKPFRPDNPAFIFIRSGSIKLRQHFSDLELSANMFMVTDPQTVYELISVSDDFQSRMVSYKREFISALSLKFNRLITYRYFRQQMNVGVPFHQDDMDVVWKSVNFLKYILDSQTEMTYKKEMVEHLFSVFCYQMAGIISSEDSNSMNQMSRQEEIVFVFLNDLASHHHNNRTVEFYAERQSITTRHLSSVVKTITGKSASQIIALIVINEAKVLLNSSKKPVSEISAILGFSDQYSFSHFFKKHLDVSPSQYRHQFES; encoded by the coding sequence ATGTCTGCTTTAGAAAAATTCGGGGTTGAGATTTTTACGCAACACAATATCTTTGAAAGAATCTCTGCCGACAAACCTTTCCGTCCCGATAATCCTGCTTTTATCTTTATCAGAAGCGGTTCTATTAAACTGCGACAGCATTTCAGCGACCTCGAGCTGTCTGCGAATATGTTTATGGTGACCGACCCGCAGACGGTTTATGAGCTGATTTCCGTGAGCGATGATTTTCAGTCGAGGATGGTTTCTTACAAACGGGAATTTATTTCGGCTTTGTCGTTGAAATTCAACAGATTGATTACATATCGTTATTTCCGTCAGCAGATGAATGTGGGAGTTCCTTTTCATCAGGATGATATGGATGTGGTCTGGAAAAGCGTCAATTTTTTAAAATACATTCTCGATTCTCAGACGGAGATGACCTACAAAAAAGAAATGGTGGAGCATCTTTTCTCGGTTTTCTGTTATCAAATGGCTGGAATTATTTCCAGTGAAGACAGCAATTCGATGAATCAAATGTCGAGACAGGAAGAAATTGTTTTCGTTTTTCTCAATGATTTGGCTTCCCATCATCATAATAACAGAACGGTAGAATTCTATGCCGAGCGACAGTCGATTACAACCAGACATCTTTCATCAGTTGTAAAGACCATTACGGGAAAGTCGGCAAGTCAGATTATTGCTTTAATTGTAATCAATGAGGCTAAAGTATTATTAAACTCTTCTAAAAAGCCTGTTTCAGAGATTTCTGCAATTCTTGGATTCAGCGACCAATATTCGTTTTCCCACTTTTTTAAGAAACATCTGGATGTAAGTCCGTCACAGTACCGTCATCAGTTCGAAAGCTAG